The following proteins come from a genomic window of Trifolium pratense cultivar HEN17-A07 linkage group LG4, ARS_RC_1.1, whole genome shotgun sequence:
- the LOC123921683 gene encoding receptor-like protein kinase isoform X2, producing the protein MTKLKYLKNISLFDNQFSGVIPQSLGINSSIVKLDCTNNKFSGNIPPNLCFGKNLSELNMGSNQLQGVVPSDIGKCETLRRLFVGDNNFTGSLPKFESNLNLKYIDISKNNMGGSIPSSLGNCTNLTYINLSWNKFAGLVPSELGNLVNLVILDLSHNNLQGSLPLELSNCTKMDRFDVGFNFLNGSLPSSLRSWTNITTLVLSENHFTGGIPAFLAALGNLRELQLGGNLFGGTIPSWIGTLDNLFYGLNLSANGLIGDIPFEIRKLELLQSLDISLNNLTGSIHALGGLVSLTEINISYNFFTGSVPETIILQKLLNSSPSSFIGNPLLCVIFGCIHTNSYSKEQPVYEGSHKVSKVRIIVLMELGPSIFISAILVIIIRIYCIRKESRRASDLQLMFFNVRGEESFEFTNDSDYELKISTEKEMSSLQEQVLEATENLKDDYIIGRGAHGIVYKAIIGRQVCAVKKLEFGRNKQKRLLITRNEIKVLRIIKHPNLIKYVDYWIGKDYGLVLYEFMENGSLYEILHEKKPAPLTWNVRCKTAVGIAQGLAYLHYDCIPPIVHRDIKPKNILLDNNMEAVIADFGTALCKKLFEDSNSHSETRKMLSSHVVGTPGYIAPENAYDIVPGRKSDVYSYGVVLLELITRKKLLVPSINDEANEIHIVTWARSVMMETGMIENIVDPYLASAFPNSIALTMQVTAVLSLALQCTEKDPQKRPTMKGVIDFYNKNLFNLRCDEVQYGADGLVIKLMGNGKIRYEIVVGIANLVVPKITYAWSSLIFLPSTTGPILTKPFNWFFLSRWGQYRHLQISLYTQPKLLMRGVSGGLISRL; encoded by the exons ATGACAAAGCTCAAGTATCTAAAAAATATCTCATTGTTTGATAATCAGTTCTCAGGAGTCATACCTCAAAGCTTGGGAATCAACAGTAGCATAGTAAAGTTGGACTGTACGAATAACAAGTTCAGTGGTAATATCCCGCCAAATCTTTGCTTTGGAAAGAATTTGAGTGAGCTCAATATGGGAAGCAATCAACTTCAAGGCGTCGTACCTTCTGATATAGGAAAATGTGAAACTCTAAGGAGGTTGTTTGTCGGTGATAATAATTTCACCGGATCTCTTCCTAAATTTGAAAGTAATCTGAACCTGAAATACATTGATATCAGCAAGAACAATATGGGTGGATCAATTCCATCAAGTTTGGGAAATTGCACAAATCTCACATATATTAATTTGTCATGGAACAAATTTGCCGGACTCGTACCATCAGAGCTTGGAAACCTTGTGAATCTTGTGATTTTGGATCTTTCTCACAACAACTTGCAAGGTTCTTTGCCACTTGAGCTGTCAAATTGTACTAAAATGGATCGTTTTGATGTGGGATTCAATTTCCTAAATGGCTCACTCCCTTCAAGTTTGAGAAGTTGGACAAATATAACCACATTGGTATTAAGTGAAAATCACTTCACAGGAGGTATCCCAGCGTTTTTGGCAGCACTTGGTAACCTTCGCGAGTTACAACTTGGTGGAAATTTGTTTGGAGGCACAATTCCTTCATGGATAGGAACATTGGATAATCTGTTCTATGGATTGAATCTGAGTGCTAATGGATTGATAGGTGATATTCCTTTTGAAATTAGGAAGCTAGAACTGCTGCAAAGTCTGGACATATCCTTGAACAATTTAACAGGAAGTATACATGCTCTTGGAGGTCTTGTTTCATTAACGGAGATCAATATTTCTTACAATTTCTTCACTGGTTCTGTACCAGAAACAATAATTCTCCAAAAGCTATTGAATTCCTCGCCTTCATCATTCATAGGTAATCCTCTCCTATGTGTTATATTTGGTTGCATTCACACTAATTCTTATTCGAAAGAACAACCTGTTTATGAGGGTTCTCACAAAGTTAGTAAAGTTCGAATAATTGTGCTGATGGAACTTGGACCCTCAATATTTATTTCTGCCATCTTGGTAATAATAATTCGAATTTATTGCATTAGAAAGGAATCAAGAAGGGCCTCTGATCTTCAGCTAATGTTTTTTAATGTAAGAGGAGAAGAAAGTTTTGAATTCACAAACGACAGTGATTACGAATTAAAGATCTCAACTGAAAAGGAGATGTCTTCCCTTCAAGAGCAAGTGCTGGAGGCCACAGAGAACTTAAAAGATGACTATATTATTGGAAGAGGAGCACATGGTATTGTGTACAAAGCCATAATAGGTCGACAAGTTTGTGCTGTAAAGAAGCTTGAATTTGGACGCAACAAGCAAAAGCGGTTACTTATCACGCGCAACGAAATTAAAGTCCTTAGGATCATTAAGCATCCAAATTTGATCAAATATGTTGACTACTGGATTGGAAAGGACTATGGTTTAGTCTTGTATGAATTCATGGAAAATGGAAGTCTTTATGAAATTTTGCATGAAAAGAAACCCGCCCCCTTAACATGGAATGTTCGGTGTAAGACAGCAGTTGGAATTGCTCAAGGACTAGCTTATCTTCATTATGATTGTATTCCACCAATAGTGCACCGAGACATCAAACCAAAGAATATACTTCTTGACAATAATATGGAGGCTGTTATAGCTGATTTTGGTACTGCCCTGTGCAAGAAGCTGTTTGAGGATTCTAATAGTCATTCTGAAACAAGGAAAATGCTTTCGTCACACGTTGTAGGTACCCCTGGCTATATTGCACCGG AGAATGCATATGATATAGTGCCTGGAAGAAAGTCTGATGTATATAGCTATGGAGTTGTCTTGCTCGAGCTAATAACCCGAAAGAAATTATTAGTTCCGTCTATAAATGATGAGGCGAACGAGATCCACATAGTGACCTGGGCTAGATCTGTAATGATGGAAACAGGCATGATTGAGAACATTGTTGATCCATACCTTGCAAGTGCATTTCCCAATTCAATAGCACTAACCATGCAAGTCACTGCAGTGCTTTCATTGGCATTACAATGCACAGAGAAGGATCCACAAAAGAGGCCGACCATGAAAGGTGTTATTGACTTTTATAATAAGAACTTGTTTAATCTGAGATGTGATGAGGTTCAATATGGTGCTGATGGACTTGTAATTAAATTGATGGGAAATGGTAAGATTCGGTATGAAATTGTTGTCGGCATTGCGAATCTAGTTGTTCCAAAAATAACCTATGCTTGGTCTAGTTTGATCTTTCTTCCCTCTACCACTGGTCCAATACTTACCAAACCTTTCAACTGGTTTTTCCTATCACGTTGGGGTCAATATAGACACCTGCAGATATCCTTGTATACACAGCCCAAATTATTGATGCGCGGTGTTTCTGGTGGATTGATTTCAAGACTTTGA
- the LOC123921683 gene encoding leucine-rich repeat receptor-like protein kinase PEPR1 isoform X1: MTYITSFSSRIVTFLLLTTLTSDGLTLLSLLTHWTSVPTLIRSSWKASDSNPCSWFGIQCDHAQNVISINLTGLGISGQIGHEIGNLYHLQTLVLLGNSFSGTIPSSLGNCSKLEHLELSSNHLRGEIPISIWRIPSLVNILVHNNNLSGELPFEMTKLKYLKNISLFDNQFSGVIPQSLGINSSIVKLDCTNNKFSGNIPPNLCFGKNLSELNMGSNQLQGVVPSDIGKCETLRRLFVGDNNFTGSLPKFESNLNLKYIDISKNNMGGSIPSSLGNCTNLTYINLSWNKFAGLVPSELGNLVNLVILDLSHNNLQGSLPLELSNCTKMDRFDVGFNFLNGSLPSSLRSWTNITTLVLSENHFTGGIPAFLAALGNLRELQLGGNLFGGTIPSWIGTLDNLFYGLNLSANGLIGDIPFEIRKLELLQSLDISLNNLTGSIHALGGLVSLTEINISYNFFTGSVPETIILQKLLNSSPSSFIGNPLLCVIFGCIHTNSYSKEQPVYEGSHKVSKVRIIVLMELGPSIFISAILVIIIRIYCIRKESRRASDLQLMFFNVRGEESFEFTNDSDYELKISTEKEMSSLQEQVLEATENLKDDYIIGRGAHGIVYKAIIGRQVCAVKKLEFGRNKQKRLLITRNEIKVLRIIKHPNLIKYVDYWIGKDYGLVLYEFMENGSLYEILHEKKPAPLTWNVRCKTAVGIAQGLAYLHYDCIPPIVHRDIKPKNILLDNNMEAVIADFGTALCKKLFEDSNSHSETRKMLSSHVVGTPGYIAPENAYDIVPGRKSDVYSYGVVLLELITRKKLLVPSINDEANEIHIVTWARSVMMETGMIENIVDPYLASAFPNSIALTMQVTAVLSLALQCTEKDPQKRPTMKGVIDFYNKNLFNLRCDEVQYGADGLVIKLMGNGKIRYEIVVGIANLVVPKITYAWSSLIFLPSTTGPILTKPFNWFFLSRWGQYRHLQISLYTQPKLLMRGVSGGLISRL; the protein is encoded by the exons ATGACTTATATAACTAGTTTTAGCAGTAGAATTGTTACATTCTTGTTGTTGACTACTCTTACCTCTGATGGTTTGACTCTGTTGTCACTCTTGACACACTGGACTTCTGTTCCTACCCTCATCAGGTCTAGCTGGAAGGCATCTGATTCGAATCCATGCTCATGGTTTGGTATTCAATGTGACCATGCCCAAAATGTCATTTCCATTAACCTAACTGGTCTTGGGATTTCTGGTCAAATTGGACATGAAATTGGAAACCTTTATCATTTGCAGACCCTTGTTTTGTTAGGTAATAGTTTCTCAGGGACTATTCCTTCATCTCTTGGTAATTGCAGCAAACTAGAGCACCTTGAATTGTCTTCCAACCATTTGAGAGGCGAAATTCCGATAAGTATTTGGAGAATACCAAGTCTTGTGAACATCTTGGTTCACAACAACAACCTCTCTGGGGAACTACCTTTCGAGATGACAAAGCTCAAGTATCTAAAAAATATCTCATTGTTTGATAATCAGTTCTCAGGAGTCATACCTCAAAGCTTGGGAATCAACAGTAGCATAGTAAAGTTGGACTGTACGAATAACAAGTTCAGTGGTAATATCCCGCCAAATCTTTGCTTTGGAAAGAATTTGAGTGAGCTCAATATGGGAAGCAATCAACTTCAAGGCGTCGTACCTTCTGATATAGGAAAATGTGAAACTCTAAGGAGGTTGTTTGTCGGTGATAATAATTTCACCGGATCTCTTCCTAAATTTGAAAGTAATCTGAACCTGAAATACATTGATATCAGCAAGAACAATATGGGTGGATCAATTCCATCAAGTTTGGGAAATTGCACAAATCTCACATATATTAATTTGTCATGGAACAAATTTGCCGGACTCGTACCATCAGAGCTTGGAAACCTTGTGAATCTTGTGATTTTGGATCTTTCTCACAACAACTTGCAAGGTTCTTTGCCACTTGAGCTGTCAAATTGTACTAAAATGGATCGTTTTGATGTGGGATTCAATTTCCTAAATGGCTCACTCCCTTCAAGTTTGAGAAGTTGGACAAATATAACCACATTGGTATTAAGTGAAAATCACTTCACAGGAGGTATCCCAGCGTTTTTGGCAGCACTTGGTAACCTTCGCGAGTTACAACTTGGTGGAAATTTGTTTGGAGGCACAATTCCTTCATGGATAGGAACATTGGATAATCTGTTCTATGGATTGAATCTGAGTGCTAATGGATTGATAGGTGATATTCCTTTTGAAATTAGGAAGCTAGAACTGCTGCAAAGTCTGGACATATCCTTGAACAATTTAACAGGAAGTATACATGCTCTTGGAGGTCTTGTTTCATTAACGGAGATCAATATTTCTTACAATTTCTTCACTGGTTCTGTACCAGAAACAATAATTCTCCAAAAGCTATTGAATTCCTCGCCTTCATCATTCATAGGTAATCCTCTCCTATGTGTTATATTTGGTTGCATTCACACTAATTCTTATTCGAAAGAACAACCTGTTTATGAGGGTTCTCACAAAGTTAGTAAAGTTCGAATAATTGTGCTGATGGAACTTGGACCCTCAATATTTATTTCTGCCATCTTGGTAATAATAATTCGAATTTATTGCATTAGAAAGGAATCAAGAAGGGCCTCTGATCTTCAGCTAATGTTTTTTAATGTAAGAGGAGAAGAAAGTTTTGAATTCACAAACGACAGTGATTACGAATTAAAGATCTCAACTGAAAAGGAGATGTCTTCCCTTCAAGAGCAAGTGCTGGAGGCCACAGAGAACTTAAAAGATGACTATATTATTGGAAGAGGAGCACATGGTATTGTGTACAAAGCCATAATAGGTCGACAAGTTTGTGCTGTAAAGAAGCTTGAATTTGGACGCAACAAGCAAAAGCGGTTACTTATCACGCGCAACGAAATTAAAGTCCTTAGGATCATTAAGCATCCAAATTTGATCAAATATGTTGACTACTGGATTGGAAAGGACTATGGTTTAGTCTTGTATGAATTCATGGAAAATGGAAGTCTTTATGAAATTTTGCATGAAAAGAAACCCGCCCCCTTAACATGGAATGTTCGGTGTAAGACAGCAGTTGGAATTGCTCAAGGACTAGCTTATCTTCATTATGATTGTATTCCACCAATAGTGCACCGAGACATCAAACCAAAGAATATACTTCTTGACAATAATATGGAGGCTGTTATAGCTGATTTTGGTACTGCCCTGTGCAAGAAGCTGTTTGAGGATTCTAATAGTCATTCTGAAACAAGGAAAATGCTTTCGTCACACGTTGTAGGTACCCCTGGCTATATTGCACCGG AGAATGCATATGATATAGTGCCTGGAAGAAAGTCTGATGTATATAGCTATGGAGTTGTCTTGCTCGAGCTAATAACCCGAAAGAAATTATTAGTTCCGTCTATAAATGATGAGGCGAACGAGATCCACATAGTGACCTGGGCTAGATCTGTAATGATGGAAACAGGCATGATTGAGAACATTGTTGATCCATACCTTGCAAGTGCATTTCCCAATTCAATAGCACTAACCATGCAAGTCACTGCAGTGCTTTCATTGGCATTACAATGCACAGAGAAGGATCCACAAAAGAGGCCGACCATGAAAGGTGTTATTGACTTTTATAATAAGAACTTGTTTAATCTGAGATGTGATGAGGTTCAATATGGTGCTGATGGACTTGTAATTAAATTGATGGGAAATGGTAAGATTCGGTATGAAATTGTTGTCGGCATTGCGAATCTAGTTGTTCCAAAAATAACCTATGCTTGGTCTAGTTTGATCTTTCTTCCCTCTACCACTGGTCCAATACTTACCAAACCTTTCAACTGGTTTTTCCTATCACGTTGGGGTCAATATAGACACCTGCAGATATCCTTGTATACACAGCCCAAATTATTGATGCGCGGTGTTTCTGGTGGATTGATTTCAAGACTTTGA